The DNA sequence GCGTGGCGGTGCCTGGATGGACGGGGCTCGCGACCGTCGTCGTACGGCAGCGGGCGAGCTGCAAAACCCGGTGGCCAACCTGGTCTGCAACTTCACGCCGGCAGTGGGCGGCAAGCCTGCGCTGCTGACCCATGACGAAGTCACCACCCTGTTCCACGAATTCGGCCATGGCCTGCATCACCTGTTGACCCGCGTCGAGTATTCCGGTGTTTCCGGCATCAATGGCGTGGCCTGGGATGCAGTCGAGCTGCCGAGTCAGTTCATGGAAAACTGGTGCTGGGAACCGGAAGGCCTGGCGCTGATCTCCGGCCACTACGAGACCGGCGAACCACTGCCGCAAGACCTGCTGGAAAAAATGCTGGCCGCGAAGAACTTCCAGTCCGGGCTGATGATGGTTCGCCAGCTGGAGTTCTCCCTGTTCGACTTCGAAATGCATACGCACCACAGTGATGGCCGCAGCGCGCTGGAGGTGCTCGAATGCGTGCGCGACGAAGTCTCGGTCATGCGTCCTCCGCCCTACAACCGCTTTCCCAACAGCTTTGCGCACATCTTTGCCGGCGGCTACGCGGCTGGTTACTACAGCTACAAATGGGCTGAAGTGCTGTCTGCCGATGCGTTCTCGCGCTTCGAGGAAGAAGGCGTGCTCAATGCCGAAACCGGCCGCGCCTTCCGCGAGGCCATTCTGGCCCGTGGCGGTTCTCAGGAGCCAATGGTGCTGTTCGTCGATTTCCGCGGACGCGAGCCGTCGATTGACGCACTCTTGCGCCACTGTGGTCTGAGTGAGGAAGCGGCAGCATGAGCGATGCGCCCATGAACAAAACGAAAAAACGCTTCATCGCCGGGGCTGTCTGCCCGGCATGCAGCGAACCGGACAAGCTGATGATGTGGAACGAGAACGACGTTCCGCACCGTGAGTGCGTGGCCTGCGGTTATTCCGATACCCTTAACGAGCAGGGTCAATCGGTGCCGAAAGAGCTGGGTACGCGGGTCAACGTGACGGCACCCAAAGCAGCCAATCCGAAGGTGCAGACGGTGCAGTTCTTCCCCAATCCCAAACTGAAAAAGCCCGACAGTCAGTAAAAGTCGACTTTCAGGGGGGAGGGAGCTTCCTTCTGAAAGTTTGTTTGTTTGGCTCC is a window from the Pseudomonas sp. LS1212 genome containing:
- a CDS encoding YheV family putative zinc ribbon protein, with product MSDAPMNKTKKRFIAGAVCPACSEPDKLMMWNENDVPHRECVACGYSDTLNEQGQSVPKELGTRVNVTAPKAANPKVQTVQFFPNPKLKKPDSQ